A stretch of Thermodesulforhabdus norvegica DNA encodes these proteins:
- the cbiQ gene encoding cobalt ECF transporter T component CbiQ, which yields MVIPFWCWAGFVILPLFLAGFRYVLFKRRTENGGTTDLITDRAIPPAGLIAGKTFFSRWDARCKIISLVIFTFFVVITDDLRVLLAELLFTLLLFFITRIPGEILLKRLTAVVPFLFFLSFFLVVLSPHEGSSVRVILEPLDPFVLNRDALVISARISLKALIVVSVMPIMIDTSPYAVTILALKSIGVPESVAQILLLAYRYIFVFKDEALRMYRAMLLRGFRPRSDLRTFRISGNFLAMIFIRSYERTQRIHDAMVARGYRGKIPRVVSFKISPMDIAMAVLWVCMGVAGWIWSLATPF from the coding sequence ATGGTCATCCCTTTTTGGTGCTGGGCGGGTTTTGTTATTTTACCTCTGTTTTTGGCGGGCTTCCGATATGTTCTTTTTAAAAGGCGAACGGAAAACGGCGGTACGACAGACCTTATCACTGACAGGGCAATTCCGCCGGCAGGTTTAATCGCCGGAAAAACCTTTTTTTCCCGCTGGGATGCCCGCTGCAAGATAATCTCTTTGGTTATTTTTACGTTTTTTGTGGTCATAACCGACGACCTTCGGGTGCTTCTGGCCGAGCTTCTCTTTACGCTCCTTCTGTTTTTTATAACCCGTATCCCCGGAGAAATTCTCTTAAAAAGGCTAACCGCGGTAGTGCCTTTTCTTTTTTTCCTGAGCTTTTTTCTCGTAGTCCTGTCGCCGCATGAAGGATCTTCCGTCAGGGTGATTTTAGAACCCCTTGACCCCTTTGTGCTGAACCGGGATGCCCTGGTTATTTCGGCAAGGATCTCTCTTAAAGCACTGATAGTCGTGTCCGTCATGCCCATTATGATCGACACATCTCCCTATGCGGTAACCATACTTGCCCTTAAATCCATCGGAGTTCCCGAAAGCGTTGCACAGATACTGCTTTTGGCTTATCGGTATATTTTTGTGTTTAAAGATGAGGCTCTTCGGATGTACCGGGCAATGTTGTTAAGGGGATTTAGACCGCGTAGCGATTTGAGGACCTTTAGAATTTCGGGAAATTTTCTGGCCATGATATTTATCAGAAGTTATGAACGAACACAGCGCATTCACGACGCCATGGTTGCCCGGGGTTACAGGGGAAAGATACCCCGGGTGGTGTCTTTTAAAATATCCCCGATGGATATTGCGATGGCTGTGTTATGGGTTTGTATGGGGGTGGCAGGATGGATCTGGTCATTGGCGACGCCTTTCTGA